In Saccharomyces eubayanus strain FM1318 chromosome XV, whole genome shotgun sequence, a single window of DNA contains:
- the REX4 gene encoding putative 3'-5' exonuclease, with the protein MALSSNWQALLASKGGPASGKKTKQSNRKITDNSKSSKIVKVSITQDVRPKRKNSSKIMDMVYNMNKEISKHEKEKLEGKLFEFNPSKEKTDDSVEEIVQVGVSESTRAGNNKSKAIGKYVAMDCEFVGVGPEGEESALARISIVNYFGHVVLDEFVKPREKVVEWRTWVSGIKPEHMKNAITFKDAQKRTADILEGRILVGHALKHDLEALMLSHPKAMLRDTSRHLPFRQVYAKGKTPSLKKLTKEVLKIVIQEGEHSSVEDARATMLLYKKEKKEFEKIHRNAFN; encoded by the coding sequence ATGGCACTTTCATCGAACTGGCAAGCATTGTTAGCCTCAAAAGGCGGCCCTGCTTCTGGTAAAAAGACGAAGCAGTCGAACAGGAAGATCACAGATAATAGTAAAAGTAGCAAGATAGTAAAGGTTAGCATCACCCAAGATGTTCGCCCGAAACGTAAAAATTCCAGCAAAATTATGGATATGGTTTATAACATGAACAAGGAAATCAGCAAGcatgaaaaggaaaagctCGAGGGGAaattatttgaattcaaCCCTTCCAAGGAAAAGACAGATGACAGTGTTGAAGAAATAGTACAAGTTGGTGTCTCAGAAAGCACTCGTGCTGGTAACAACAAGAGTAAGGCAATTGGGAAGTACGTTGCGATGGATTGTGAATTTGTAGGGGTAGGGCCCGAAGGTGAAGAATCTGCTTTGGCCAGAATATCAATCGTAAATTATTTCGGACATGTTGTTCTCGATGAGTTTGTTAAACCAAGAGAGAAGGTTGTGGAATGGAGAACTTGGGTTAGCGGTATTAAGCCAGAACATATGAAAAATGCGATAACTTTTAAAGATGCTCAAAAGAGGACTGCGGATATTTTGGAAGGTAGGATCCTAGTAGGACACGCTTTGAAGCATGATCTTGAAGCTTTGATGCTATCCCATCCAAAAGCAATGCTTAGAGACACTTCAAGACACCTCCCATTCAGACAAGTCTATGCTAAGGGCAAGACCCCAAgcctgaaaaaattaaccaaggaagttttgaaaatcgTCATTCAAGAAGGGGAGCACTCTTCTGTTGAGGATGCAAGGGCCACCATGctattatataaaaaggaaaaaaaagaatttgaaaagattcaTAGAAACGCTTTCAATTAA
- the AVO1 gene encoding Avo1p, whose product MDTVSVLNELRAQFLRVCPEKDQMKRIIKPYIPIDEFNSEQCLDSSIRELYTNMDGVSILPELESPPISKDFMENYATLGKMRITRESEGQKGNTSQNLIRERKIEDDEGNKISQQDKSAKNTLIVEENGTLRYNPQNSSTSNSLLVGDDETNDKRHKMSSKEGSYSNSSMELQKKSSKRSSLPFVRIFKSRRDHSNTSGSKNAVNSTNTRTRTSTLHSPSQRHNKKGSKFDMNFDFDENLEEEDDDDDDDEEGDDIHSQFFQLHDDFDTESAGPSSIHKDSNGTSNNNSNTYTNNKNSLSILDDRESPDGTSGSASRLRSHFPASQKGKLFLTESKNDGPKSDSLNVSKGTNGDGGTNRGNGLDGRDGSTETQSNDISDMESYINEKDLDDLNFDTVTSNINKTVSDLGGHESANEESANVNAASQGNHADGGERGSQSLAGISPGSSYGKSLLGSEYSGEQYLNNETSTIESGEMSLDSDVQTNTLPSHSIPMSMQKYGIYHGDDDSTLNNVFDRAVLTMKSSRTPKERRDTVASVKEPTSLASSNRKLSVSSNLTSTKSSLLRGHGRTSSTTSSEHMKVPKFSDGGSHRPRKITLTLKQDHTQSNLSSNAHKISKDGNIVIERTTDYLESKPKASQLSNLFSKKKKRTNTNSTDVLEYFSFVCGDKVPNYESMGLEIYIQASKKYKRHSFTTKVRKSSTIFEVIGFALFLYSTENKPDNFEQDGLTVEDISNPNNFSLKIVDEDGEPFEDNFGKLDRKSTIQSISDSEVVLCKVSDIEKSRNEIETPLPFDIGGGVIDAPTLDINSTHDTSDGTINQLSFYKPIIGNEDDVDKANGSKVIEVTVYLYPNVNPKFNYTTISVLVTSRINDILVKYCKMKNMDPNEYALKVLGKNYTLDLNDTVLRLDGINKVELISKKDVRELHLEKMKPNIKKPVLPTIQSNDLTPLTLEPLNSYLKADAGGAVAGVTENAKTASKPKRISAKYKLGLAKQHSSSSVASGNGSTAGGLVNGNGFFKNKNSSKSSLHGTLQFHHLNRSQSTMEHTPDTPTGVGDNNYQDLFTGAYHKYKVWRRQQMSFINKHERTLAIDGDYIYIVPPEGRIHWHDNVKTKSLHISQVVLVKKSKRVPEHFKIFVRREGQDDIKRYYFEAVSGQECTEIVTRLQNLLSAYRMNHK is encoded by the coding sequence ATGGATACAGTGTCAGTATTGAATGAACTGCGGGCTCAGTTTCTACGGGTGTGTCCAGAGAAAGaccaaatgaaaaggataaTAAAACCTTATATACCTATAGATGAATTCAACTCGGAGCAGTGTCTGGATTCTTCTATCCGTGAATTATACACAAACATGGACGGTGTCAGTATACTTCCTGAATTAGAGTCTCCGCCGATTTCCAAGGATTTCATGGAAAACTATGCCACATTAGGGAAAATGAGAATTACGAGAGAAAGTGAAGGccaaaaaggaaacacTAGCCAGAACTTAATACGAGAGAGGAAAATTGAAGACGACGAGGGAAACAAAATAAGTCAACAGGATAAAAGCGCAAAAAATACTTTAATAGTCGAGGAGAACGGAACGCTTCGTTATAACCCACAAAATTCATCAACATCGAATTCGCTTTTAGTTGGTGATGACGAAACTAATGATAAGCGCCATAAGATGAGCTCCAAGGAGGGTTCGTATTCAAATAGCTCAATGGAgctacaaaaaaaatctagCAAGAGGTCATCATTACCTTTTGtaagaatatttaaaaGTCGAAGGGACCATTCCAATACTTCTGGAAGTAAGAATGCTGTCAACTCGACGAacacaagaacaagaacgtCAACCTTGCACTCACCTAGTCAACGCCATAACAAGAAAGGCAGCAAATTTGATATGAATTTTGactttgatgaaaacttagaagaagaagatgacgacgacgatgacgacgagGAAGGCGATGATATACACTcgcaattttttcaattacaCGACGATTTTGATACGGAAAGTGCTGGTCCCAGTTCAATTCACAAAGACTCCAATGGCACGTCcaacaataacagcaaCACTTACACCAATAACAAGAATAGCCTCAGTATTCTTGATGACCGAGAGAGTCCTGACGGTACTTCAGGAAGTGCTTCAAGATTAAGGTCGCATTTTCCTGCGAgtcaaaaaggaaaactgTTTTTAACTGAAAGCAAAAATGATGGGCCAAAGTCTGACTCACTAAACGTGAGCAAGGGTACAAATGGAGATGGAGGCACCAATAGAGGCAATGGATTAGATGGAAGGGACGGTTCAACAGAAACCCAAAGTAACGATATTTCGGATATGGAATCATACATTAATGAGAAAGACTTAGATGATTTAAATTTTGACACAGTCACCTcaaatataaacaaaacagtATCCGATCTGGGGGGACATGAATCAGCAAATGAGGAATCTGCAAACGTAAACGCAGCTTCACAAGGCAATCACGCTGATGGAGGTGAACGTGGTTCTCAAAGCCTCGCTGGAATATCTCCTGGCTCATCATACGGGAAGTCTCTTTTAGGGTCTGAATATTCCGGGGAACAATATTTGAATAACGAGACATCAACTATAGAGAGCGGCGAAATGTCTCTCGATTCAGATGTACAAACCAATACTTTACCTTCACATTCTATACCAATGTCCATGCAAAAATATGGGATTTATCATGGCGATGATGATTCCACATTGAATAATGTATTTGATAGAGCTGTACTGACTATGAAATCATCAAGAACTCCCAAAGAAAGGCGTGATACGGTTGCATCGGTTAAAGAACCGACATCCTTGGCCAGCTCCAATAGGAAGTTATCTGTTAGCTCGAACTTAACCTCTACGAAATCCTCACTTCTTCGTGGACATGGAAGAACTTCATCAACGACCAGCAGTGAGCACATGAAAGTCCCAAAGTTTTCTGATGGTGGATCACATAGGCCCAGAAAAATTACCTTGACATTGAAGCAAGACCATACCCAATCTAACCTTTCTTCCAATGCCCAcaagatttcaaaagacGGGAACATTGTTATTGAAAGGACCACAGACTATCTAGAATCCAAGCCAAAAGCATCCCAGTTATCAAACTTGttcagtaaaaaaaagaaaagaacaaacacCAATTCTACGGATGTGTTggaatatttttcttttgtctgTGGGGATAAAGTGCCAAATTACGAGTCCATGGGTCTcgaaatatatattcaagcttcaaaaaagtataaacgACATTCTTTCACCACAAAAGTCCGGAAATCGTCCACGATCTTTGAGGTCATTGGATTCGCTTTATTTCTGTACTCTACTGAGAACAAACCTGATAATTTCGAACAAGATGGATTGACCGTCGAAGATATTTCCAATccaaataatttttccttAAAAATTGTGGATGAAGACGGTGAACCATTTGAAGATAATTTTGGTAAACTGGATAGGAAGAGTACCATTCAGTCTATTTCAGACAGTGAGGTTGTGCTGTGTAAAGTTAGTGACATAGAGAAATCTCGCAATGAAATCGAGACGCCTTTGCCGTTTGATATTGGTGGTGGCGTGATTGATGCACCTACTCTGGACATTAATAGCACTCATGATACGTCCGACGGTACCATTAATCAGTTGAGTTTCTACAAACCTATAATTGGTAACGAAGACGATGTAGATAAGGCGAATGGCTCCAAGGTCATTGAGGTAACAGTATATCTGTATCCTAATGTGAATCCCAAGTTCAATTACACCACTATTAGTGTTTTGGTGACTTCACGGATCAATGATATCTTGGTAAAGTATTGTAAAATGAAGAACATGGATCCTAACGAATATGCACTAAAGGTGCTAGGCAAGAACTATACACTAGATTTGAACGATACAGTGTTGAGACTCGATGGTATTAATAAAGTAGAGCTCATTTCTAAAAAGGACGTAAGGGAATtgcatttggaaaagatgaAACCAAACATAAAAAAGCCTGTTTTGCCAACAATCCAGAGCAATGACTTAACTCCGTTGACTTTAGAGCCTCTGAATTCATATTTGAAAGCAGATGCTGGAGGAGCCGTGGCTGGAGTCACTGAGAATGCGAAAACCGCATCAAAGCCTAAGAGGATTTCCGCGAAGTACAAACTGGGTTTAGCAAAGCAACATTCATCGTCAAGCGTTGCTAGTGGAAACGGCTCAACTGCAGGGGGTCTAGTGAATGGTAATGGattcttcaagaacaagaattcatcaaaatcttcattgCATGGGACATTACAGTTTCACCACTTAAACCGCTCACAGAGCACGATGGAGCACACACCTGATACGCCCACTGGGGTTGGGGATAACAACTACCAAGACCTATTTACCGGGGCATACCATAAGTACAAGGTATGGAGAAGACAACAAATGTCCTTTATAAATAAGCATGAAAGAACACTAGCAATTGATGGTGACTACATCTACATTGTACCACCAGAGGGCCGTATACACTGGCACGATAATGTGAAGACCAAGTCATTACATATTAGTCAAGTGGTTCTTGttaaaaaatccaaaagagTACCAGagcatttcaaaattttcgtGAGAAGAGAGGGACAGGATGACATTAAGAGGTACTACTTTGAGGCGGTGTCCGGCCAAGAGTGTACCGAGATCGTGACTAGACTACAAAACTTATTAAGCGCTTATAGAATGAATCACAAGTGA
- the ATP19 gene encoding F1F0 ATP synthase subunit k has translation MGAAYHVMGKAIPPHQLAIGTLGLLSLLVVPNPFKSAKPKTVDIKTGNKEEEQFIENYLKQHLEKQDA, from the coding sequence ATGGGTGCTGCTTATCATGTCATGGGAAAGGCTATCCCTCCACATCAATTAGCCATTGGAACATTAGGCCTGCTAAGTTTATTGGTTGTCCCAAATCCTTTCAAAAGTGCAAAACCGAAAACAGTCGACATTAAAACTGGCaacaaggaagaagaacagtTCATTGAAAACTACTTGAAGCAACATCTGGAAAAGCAAGACGCTTGA